Below is a genomic region from Castanea sativa cultivar Marrone di Chiusa Pesio chromosome 2, ASM4071231v1.
TGGAGAATTCTGAGAAGTATGCCACCCTTTCATATACGCACTTGATTTCGCATCATTGTTGCTACAATGATTCTTCACAATTTCATTAGAGCACAGGAAAACAACGACGTTGAACATTCCAGATTTGCATGGGGCACATATAGATGTAGTAAGGGAGGTCATTACGATGCCATGACAGATGTGATCTCAATCTTGGACAAAGTTGAGATGAAAGAGGTTTGTGACAATATCACAGCATCGATATGTAGGATGCGTCCATCGTAGGACTTAAGTTGTTACGGAAGTTATATTCCCCTTAATTGATTATGGTGACTATTATTTTTGTCACAATAGAAATTAGTGTGGTTGAAAATTAGTGGGGACCATAACTGATGGTTCACAAACTTCAATGTAATACCATTTTGTTTTATGATGATTTATTATTGGTAAGTAGAACTGATAGCtcacaaaatttaaatgtaATATTGATTTATGCATTTGTATATATCGTTACATGTGAAACTCATGGGTATTGCAACAGTATATTTCAAGCTTATAGAAGATTTCTGAATAGAGTCCAATCTTATCTGAACAAGAGATAAACTCAATGGATTTTAAGATTGCAACAGTAATCTGCctggaatttaaaaaaagaaaaaaagaaaaaagaaaacactatCTACCCTGAATTTGTTTTAAAGACACCAAGAACCTAAATATCAGTTGCTGCCAAATtgtatatagataaataaataaatatatatatatatgtatatatagacacacatatATAACAATAGAACTTACAATCTCCATCAACTTGGCCATTAACATTATTGAGCAAATTCAAATGTCTCCACATTGTTTTAAGAAGTACAACTACATACATATCATAAACTGTTACTTTCAATAGTACAattaacatacaaaaaaaatgtaataatacaAGTCTGTATTATTACATATATACACATCCCATTTTGGCAAACTCATATGCCTGATTTTGACTTCTCCAAACCTAGTAGACAAGATAAGCAATACTAGAAACATGACCTAGGATACTACTAAAGCTATTGTCaacttctttgttttctcttcagAAATCATGCGTGTAGCCTTGGCTCTTTCAGCCTCTCGTTTTGCAACTTGCTCCCTTTACAATGTTGTGGCCATCATGACATGTGCTTGCTTCCACTCTTCATTGGCATCTTCCACCGCATGCTCCAATCACTTGAATTTGGTGATAAGAATAGGTGCAATTGCAGCGCCACGCGTACAACAAATGCTAGTGTCTAACCACTTGAAGAACTTGCATGCACGGTCATCATCCTACACaatacaatacaacacattaacAGGAATACAACGAATTGGTTCTTTAATGCACAAGAAAAAAGCATTTTGCCAATACTTGGATATGGTACTTACTGGCGACCAATAGCGACAAGTATAAAACCTCCTACCAAATGTATGAAGTTTCAGGGAAATCCTAATGATGTAGTTGTCAACGTCACAAAAATGACCATCATAACTGGAGAGATAGTTACTCGTTTTCGACATTGGCATATCTTgggcttgaaaaagaaaaatagaggaTAAGGTGCATATGTAAGTAATCAATATAATGGAAGAAATAAGAGAGCTAAATGACATCAACCTAATAAGCAATCTCACTGGTAATAAGTTGAACTGCTAGTTTGCTGCTTAACTAGCAGCAATTGCCACAACTACAAAAGGAACAATCAAGCAAACCAGATCAAGCCCAAGAGTAAGTAccaatccaaaacaaaaactagttTAATTACCAAGATTTTCAGTCATTTCTCACTCTATAAAGAAGTCCTACATTTCACACTCTACAATGATATTAAGATACTATTgtagtaataagatttatttattaacCAGCAAGACAACAAACataatgaaaaagaataaattgatGATTAAATGCCTCATTACCAGAGACATCTTTAACTAATAGATTAAAgttggaaaataatttattaaaaagggAAACCAGAGGTCATAAAGAACTAGACATGTAATACACACAACTAGTCAATCAATTTTAtgacaagaaaaacaaaaattaagaaagttgAAGATATAATGAATAAGATAGATACCCTCACACCCCATCAATAGAGAAATACGGTCGTCAAAATCATGTAGATAGAACCCTAACATATCAATGTAGCACATGAACACATGCCATTCTTGAGGTATTTACTCAACTTCCTTCTTATAATTCTAGTCTATTTcttcaaacatatatataagcATATCCTTCTTATATGAGTAATctgtgataaaaaaattaatgcataaTCCCAGCTTTGCCCTCAAcctattttcattttctctgaATGCTGGTATAGTAGTGAACTCCCATTATCACAAGATACAAATTAATTCTAGCCCTATTGTTAACCGAATAACAATAGTAATCATAAGCACAGGTTATTGTAATTGCCATTCATCAACATTTTGGATTACATAGTACATTCATGCTTACAAATCAACCAAGACAAATTAATTATAGATAGAGAGAATAAGATATTTTCCAATCTCAATCTACACAATGTAGGTccataaatatgtaaatacatTAACCAATCTCATTGCTAAACAAAAAACAGAGCTGATTATAAAGCTAAGTCTAAATCTTAAGCAAaacgaacaaaaaaaaaacaaatccagcAGATCCACATCTCCATTTATAGCTTTGATCATCATGCGtttcaaacaacaataaaaaagtattgaaatccaattctcaaaatagaaagaaacaaagagaaaacacacacaaaaattataGTAATAAGAATATTGTAAAAGTAATTTGTACCTGTGATTTAGAACACGAAAGATCCACAATtcacaaactcaaaaacccatttacccaaaaattaaacAGATGGGTCAGCAAGTGAAATTGGATTGGGCGTGAAATGGGTTTATGGGAGGAGAGGTGTTAGGCTGGGAGAGGAGTGAAATTGGAAGAGGGCGAAATGAGTTTATGGGAAGAGAGGTGTAATTGTTgctgttgatgttgttgctgCAATTGTTGCTgctgatgttgttgttgttgttgttgtaactGTTGTTGTAATTGTTGCTGTTGCTTTTGTTTGAATTGGGATTGTAATACATAACTAGAATCCTGAAACTGTTGTTGCAACTGGACCCGGGTGTTTAGATCAGAGATATTACTAAGTTTTTGATCAACAGGGTTACTAGCAACCCTTACAGATGGGATTTGATTTTGAACAACTTGGTCTTGATATACTGATTTTGTGCAAGACAATGGATTTGTAAGACTACTTTCACTGCggaattaaaacaaacacacaaaacaaaaacaaaaataaaaaacccaattcAGAATTTGATAATTCCAACAATCTAATTAAACTATTGATAATAAAACtgactcaaataaaaaaatgggtaCCTTGAATCTGGTGACTGCAAATCAAGCCCGCCGCTAGTCTTTTGTTGATTCTGTGACTGTGTTTGTGGCTGAGTCAGTGGTTGTGGTTGAGCTACCAGTTGTACTCTTCGATAGCCAACTGGCACGCCGTGATCTGATCTTTCATCATCAGAAAAGACCCTATTCTGGTACTCCCCGGGAGCCGTAGAACTCACCAGAACGGGCTGTACGATCGTTAAATTGACCGGCAATGGAGGCGGCGAAGAAATCACAACAAAGCCCTCGTCTTGCTTGTTGAGCTAGGGTGGGTGAGGAGCACCGTGATCCGATTTTTCGTAATCGGAAAAGACCCTATTTTGGTACTCCCCGGGCGCCACAGAACTCACTGAAACGGGTTGTACAACCATTAAATTGATTGGCAATGGAGGAGGCGAAGAAATCACAACAAAGCCCTTGTCTTGCTTGCTGAGCTAGGGTGGGTGAGGAGTGaatagaagaaggaaaaaaaaaaacagtaaaacgCAGCCCTTAAATACTTTCAACTGAGCCACAGTACCCGTATCAAAAAATTATCATCTGCGTTTTCACttttttgctacagtgttttcagttttcagcaaaataagcggtatccaaacggatcctaaGAGTTTGTTTAGCTAAATCCTTAAGCGTTTTGTcttagtttatatataaaaaattataataagtttttttttttgttgaaaataataactttttaatttttgtcacacATTTAGTATAAAGGCAGCATTTGGATAGCGGCTGCGTCTTGGCGTCCgtgttttcagcttttttttataaaaaaaaaaatttttactGAGAAGTGATGGAACGTCTGTTCGTTTTTTACTGTTCAcacactgttcacgggacccactaccactttattcagaaaaaatattaaaaatgggtcccatgatactattcacacatttaaaaattattttgctacagtgttttcaattttgagtttttagctgtatccaaacggacccaaaaGCTACCGAAAACTACAAGATACTCAAACTCACACTAAATATGGCATATCTTTAGAATGGAACTATGGATATCCTCCATGTGTgctagttttaaaaataaaaagatcacAATAATCTTCATGAATCATGAGTAAACAAGTTTAATTAGAGTACTTCCATCAATGTTAGTATAATAGAAAAGTATCACATTTTAGTCTTCTAAGCctaaaatttgactaaaattcaCATACATTAGGCTatacaaaattgtgtaaaagTACATATTTACTAATAGTAACTGGGTAAATTTAAACTGATactatttattgaaatttttattttttctttagagcatccacattagtatgtgcaattttttttccattttgcacatttaaaacctactttttctattttatacacttatttttacaaaacacccacatcagtttgtctattatacatatttattcaaataaaatattcatttctttgaCACAGGAAACAGTAACCGTAAGAGTGAGGTGagaaaataaatgagaaaaagagagtgaggagagagaaaaaaagaataaaaaaattatttacacgGTGAACAGTAACTGTgtatatatacacggttactgtacaTTTACAAAACCATTGTGtatatttagacatttttacaaaGACTGATGTGGGGGGGTTTGGGTTAAAATGTGCAAAAGTgagcactttttgtattttagaagactATCCACGAATTGGTGTAGTTACTCTTAAGTATCTTGAATATGAAAGAAGAGAGTGGATGATAGTTGTTAGATgtgaataaagataaaaaatttaaaaaataccaagaaaaattaatattttaataaaattgtaatgtaaatagataatttgatataagttatattataaaacaagtacgtaaaatagatttttttatttatattttatttttttgcacgGAACGATGCCAAATGCCAATGcttttaatatgaaaataaatgcttaaattaaaagaaagaaaaaaaaaaaactccgaAAAGGGTAAATAATAATAcagtaataaagaaaaagaaagaaacaaaggcTGACTGAGCAAACGtggcaaaaaaaagaagaagcaaaggcACAGCCctccaaaaaaattcaaaactcaaaaaccaaataaattccCGCCCAAATCTTCTcagttctctctctcattttattAGTATTAACATTGTAGATTTGTAAagtcaaaactcaaacaaacagCTTCAAACTCAAAGTTCAAACTCAAACCCATAAAAGCTTTTCGCCAACATACAAACAAATTCATTAACTTATACATATTCTAGCAGTACTAAATTCATCAATGTCCGCCTCATCAGCTCGCCGCCTCAAAGACCACGGCGTCAGAGGCGGCGCAACCAAACCCGCCGCAAAAACCTTAACCCCAATCTCCTccaccaaacccaaaaaccctacTTTACAGAAATCTGCCTCCGGCAAAGAGAACCCCAGGCCCACCGCCGTTACTTCTCGCTCCCAAAAGCCCACTCTCCGCCCAGTTCCTCGCGTCGACAAGACCGTGTCCATGACTCACTCCAACGACGCCGCCGATACGCGTGTCCGGTGGTCCACGTCATCGGTCCCTAGAGGTAGGAGCTCTAGTCCTTCTGATCCCATTAGGGTTTTCTCAGATCGTAGGGTTTCTAATCCTGTGGGTGTCAGTGGTACTAGGCAGAAAATGGGGTCTAGGGATTTGAGTGCAACTCGGACTAGGGCTTCTAGGGATTGTAAAGAAAGCGTGGAGTTGGAAAAAAAGAGTGGGCTttgtgaaaaattgaaaatgggaGGAGAGGAAAGTGGGAAGAAATTGAATGGGATTAAGGTTTTGGAAAGTTGTAATGGGAAGCTTAATTTAAGCTCAGATTTGATTAATTTCGATGAAAAAGTTGGACTTGGTGTTTGTGTTGGGGTTGATAAGGTTTTCAAGTCGAATGAGGAAGTTGTGAAGGTTGGAAATGGTGTTGACGAGTGTTTGAATGATTCGAAGAATGAGAAGGGCTTAGTTGAAGATGGGGTGGGTGGTCAGGTCAGTAACAAGTATCCGAGCAAACTTCATGAAAAGCTTGCGTTTTTGGAAGGGAAAGTGAAGAGGATTGCGTCGGATATCAAGAGGACAAAGGAGATGTTAGATATGAACAACCCTGACACATCAAAGGTGATACTTTCAGATATTCAGAGCAAGATTTCAGGTATTGAGAAGGCGATGGTTATTGTTGGAGGCGATTCGGATGGGAAAGTGGGGGTGTTGAAAGGAAATGGTGAGCGTGAGGATGGGGTGGTTGAGAAGGGAAAGAGTGTGGAAGGGGATAGTGCTAAAAGTTCGGTTAAAGGGTTGAATTGTGAGGAACTGGAAGCTAGACTCTTTCCTCATCATAAGTTGCTCAGAAATCGGACGTCTTTGAAAGTAACATCAGGTGGTTCTCAAATTCATGACCCACATGTTGTAGGATCTCATTGTGAATCAAAGGTGGAGGGGAAGTTGTTTAGCCCTATTGATGAGAACCCAATAGCAGTTGAGTTCTTGGCTTCCTTGAATACCGAGCAAGCTAAAGTCACCACGAGGGACCAGCAAGCTGGCTTAGAATATTGTGAAGTTCAAGAAATGGATGGCGCTGCCTCTACAGGAGCTCATGATTCTTCAAATATTTTCAATGATAAGCGTGATTTTGAGCTCAATCTCACAACTGATGAGAGACTTGATGAGTTTGATGATCAGGAGAATATAGAGAATGCAATAATTGGTGAGGAGATAGAAGATACTTGCATTGATCAGCTGAATGAAATTGGCTGTAAGACCTCAACAGGAGGATGGTTTGTCTCTGAGGGGGAGGCAGTGCTACTCACCCATATTGATGGTTCTTGCTCATTTTATGATATTGCTAATTCTGAGGTATGCACTCTAGTTATCTAATTGGAGGTACATTTCTATCAAGTGTTTATGTAGTTATGTATTGTGATATTTAATTTGCCAATCTCTTTTCCCCTAAAATGATTTTGTCCATTTTCGACTGAAAAATAGTAGTACAAATACTTTAGATCACTTCTACTTGCATTATGTCAATGATGTGCTTTGGATGGATTGTTCTGTTCGATTCTTAATTTAATGGTTTTTACTCTATATAATTATCTATCTTTTTGCTAAACTGGAAGTATGTTTAGATCAATGAACTATATTACATGTTTTAATGGTGGTATAAGTTGCTTGTTGCATTAATAGACATCAGCCCAAAAACTAGCACTGCgtttttagatttgttttgtcCACTGATGGTCCATCTTGGTTTCAGGAGAAGGCTGAGTACAAGCCCCCATCGGGAGTCTCATCTGGTATATGGAGAGATTGTTGGATAATTCGTGCCCCTGGTGCGGATGGCTGCTCGGGAAGATATGTTGTGGCTGCATCTGCTGGGAATGCCATGGATTCAGGATTTTGCTCCTGGGATTTCTACACCAAAGATGTGCGAGCTTTCCAAATTGAGGAAGGTACAATTTCTTCCAGAACAGTACTTGGTCCCTTATCCAATAACGTTGTACATAGAAGAACTTCTGTTCATAGTATTCTGGCCCCGGAAACTCGGCAATGGTGGTATAGACCCTGTGGACCTCTTATAATCTCAACTGCCAGCTGTCAGAAGGGCGTGAGAATTTTTGATATTCGTGATGGGGAGCAAATTATGAAATGGGATGTGCAGAAGCCTGTGTTGACAATGGACTATTCAAGCCCAGTGCAGTGGAGAAACAGAGGAAAAGTAGTTGTTGCTGAAGCAGAGACAATTTCTGTGTGGGATGTGAACTCTCTCAGTCCTCAAGTACTAGTATCTGTGTCTTTGTCTGGTCGAAAAGTTTCTGCTCTTCATGTGAACAATACTGATGCTGAATTGGGTGGTGGGGTTCGTCAAAGGTGAGTGCCAGCAttttcattttgcatttttttcactatttgCCTTTTGTTCTAGTACTCTTCTTGTTGGCTGGTTCACCATATTTTCTTGCTTTGGCACTTTAGTTTGGTGAATTTGTTTCCCCCAAATAGAGtttagcttttatttatttattattttttaatttttaaaaacattttttttattcatgattAATAGAGTTTGGTGAATTTGTTTCCTCCAAAATCTCAGTATCATTGTGAACTTGATCATTTTCTGCTTCTGATATTGCTTGCTTCTcttaggaaaatgatttttgataTATAGCGTGTTCTAAGGCTACCCGCCTGTAACTATACATGGATTTGAAATGTTCTTGTTGTAGTaattaaacactttttttaaagatgCTACCAAATTTCTTGTACCTGCTCTGAAATAGTTGATATGGAATGCAGAGTAAGCTCAGCGGAAGCAGAAGGAAATGATGGTGTATTCTGCACTCTGGATTCTATCAATATTTTGGACTTTCGCCACCCATCTGGGGTAGGTCTTAAGATACCAAAACTTGGTGCCAGTGTACAGTCAGTTTTCTCTCGTGGAGATTCTATCTTCCTTGGCTGCTCTAGTTTAAGGTCAGTAGGGGGAAAGCAGTCTTCTTCACAGGTGCAGCAGTACTCATTGCGCAAACAAAGGCTACACAGCACTTATGATTTCCCAGAATCCAATGCACACTTCCACCACAAAGCAATAACACAAGTTTGGGGAAATTCAAACCTTATAATGGGTGCCTGTGGGTTGGGGCTATTTGTATTTGATGCCTTGAGGGATGATGGGTTGCAGTCTCTCACCATTGATTCTGGAAACACTCAAAAAGTTATTGATACCATTGGTCCAAATGACTTGTGTTCCCCTTCCTTTGATTACTTGTCATCTCGTGCTCTCCTTATATCAAGAGATCGCCCAGCAGTGTGGAGGCACTTATCAGAGGTATGAGACATGCTTGAAACCTGATTTGCCTAGGAAAGGAATATAAGCAAAAGAATGTGCTGCTGTTTGTGTTCTATTATCTCATGCTATGTAAGATGTTTGAAATAATATGTGCTATATTTATTGAAGTTGAACTTGTTATATAGAACTTGGTATAGGCATCAGAtcaattttgtgtgtgtgtgtgtgtgtgtgtgtgtgtatatatatatatatgatattatgcTTTAGAATATATTCAAGTGCCGAGGACAGGTTTAACTTAGTAATACCagaaaccaaataaaataaaatgggaaaagAGGTTGGGAGAGCTGGATCACATCAGTTATATAACTATTAGCCTTTTAAATCACGAGTACTTTCTGATTCACTTTCCATTAGGTAACTTGATTTTATAGGCAAATCcaagatttttgttttgaaaccAGTAGAAATAAGAAGACCATGTTGTTTATAAAATATACGACACACTTCTGAGTGCTTTGATTcgaacaaacttttgaagaaAGCAATTTTCATTCCGTTGCAACTGTAAGTGGCCAAAGCACCAGAACTTGGTGTGGTTAGCACAATGCAATATAACAGGCTCTTCTCATGGGGCCAATTCGAAATTGCTACTGTTTCTGATATTCATATATCTCTCTGcttttttgagagaattttaTTTTACGGGTTTAGTTAATAGATCTCTTTGATGTACTTGCTCACCTGCATCCATTGCTAGCTCTTGTTAAATAGGGAAGATCTTACTATGAATTAAGCAGTCCTCAAGTAGAACAAACGCTGAAGAAATCTATTAAATTTAATCTATTTATGGTTAATCATTCAAATTACaagtttgtttggattttttttttggaaaaaggtGTCATTTTAATCACTTCTCTGAAAAGCTGTACTGTATTGTATCAACAAGAGTAATAAAAAAAGGTCATTTTAATCTCTCTCACACAAGATTAGTCGATTGTTAAAAACTGTGATCAATTCGCCATTTCTAGccagttttagcaaaaaatgTGTCAAAATGATAAATTggacaaaaagaaagaagaggaggTATTTAACCGGACCAAAACTTGGGTTGGTTAATGATTATTGATTAACGCAGTGAGCAAATAAGGACactaaatattttacaatctattcaATAAGACAATTGGTGGTCAGTTGAAGATGAGAGCAAGTTCTCACTTTTTAATGCATCACTGAAAACTTGTTACCTCAATAATTTGTGAAAGAGTGTCAAAAAGTTGTgtacataaatttatttttattaaaatggaAGTTTTATCAATTAAGTTTTGTCTAATTTCAAGAACACTGTTTGTCCTCGCTTGATTAAACGAGAGGTAGTGCAGGCCTGAATTCCTTGTAACTCTTGCTGAAGTCAGTTTTAAGAACACAGTTTGCCATGGCCTACTTCTAGCAGTTTTAATTTCACTGACTGGTAGGTTCTTGAATTCCTTgtatagttcttttttttttaatgggaaaattacttgcatagtttttttttttttttttttgagaagctacTTGTATAGTTGTATATACTCTATAATGCCGTTTGACCATAAAACCTTAAGGATATCATTTGTTAACGCAGTAACttatcaatttattattattttttttttgagaagaagattaAATTGAGTACAATTGACACTTTTTATTTATCTCAATTACAATTTAAAACATACTATATtagttgtaatttatttatttatttattttttattttatcaatagatttttatattttttttttttggagaagattgTCAATAGATTTGTTGTGTATGAATGTAACTGTAACCGGTATCTTTAATTGTTGGTCCACGGTACATAAATGTCTTGAACCTATACATTAGATCATGGgtccaatttaattttaatgattGAACCACATTAGTTGGGCTAGAGCCCACATACTTAATTTTCAAGGGACTTGATGTCCGGCCTGAAATGAAGAACTCTGATGCCTCGACCTGGTTTAATTACCGAATGAAACAAACGGATGTccatttgtgatttgtttgttttgctgagactaaaatttttttgataaaaatattatagataaatgtaaaagttaactgaaatagtacagtgaaatttataaatagtactaaaaaatacaataaaactcatgaataatattaaaaataaattaaataataaaataagttgagaaaaataatttttgtttaatttaaaggaaaaaaaaaacctgaaggAAAGAGTGAGCTCTTACTTTTCTTCAAACGTTGCCCATGTGTTGCACTATTGCGAGGGCCTGGCGcaccccaccaaaaaaaaaaaaaaaaaaaaaaaggaaaaaaaaaactcaatcaaTGTAAGAAAGTTAATGCAAACTACTTTGGCGGCGCAGCCCACTAGGCCACAACGAATATGAAAAAAGATACCTAAAATTATTATAAGGGTAAATTGCGCTTTACATTTCTATAGAtagggtgtttgaattttacatcctgaaattttataatttagattttattttctgaactttgagagtatttggattttatatcccgatatttcaaaatttggaatttactttctaaattttaggggtatttagattttatttccCAAAATTtaggtgtttgaattttacacttttgaaattttagaatttgggtgtattaaatttaaatactcCCAAATTTTTAGGGGATAAAATCTAGATTATGAAATGTCAggatgtaaaatctaaacatttcaaattttaagaggtaaaattcaaaatttgaaactttagagtataaaatttaaatacttccAAATTTTAagagtgtaatttgcaatttattcttattataattataattttaacaattaattaaaaagagaTATGAGGTTCGACATTCGTTAACACCAAAAAACAATTGGTGTTTTAGTATTATAATACTAAAAGAGATATGGGGTCATTTTGATATCAGGAGTGGAACACCTATagccataagttgaaattttctttaaaaaaactaGCATTTAATTGAGAGAGGAGAAAATGGTCCAATAAGTTTTATCTTTCCAATTATTTCCAATTCTCTATGGAATGAATTAAGGGGCCAGTCTTGTCACATACATGGTCCAAAAACACTTATTTGAGTGTGTTGGTGTTCTAGAATTTTATTCCATCAAACaaagaattttatatattttaaatgacgTTATATACACTCTCAAACTCCTCTATTTCTCCATAGACCACTATTGACAAGATGTTaaccaatttttaatttttttcaaagtaatagttttttctttgctCAAACTAACTCATTTCCCACTTGAATTTTTGTGTAGATTCTGAATTTTGAGGCTCTTAAATGACCTAGACGATAGAAATGTTTTTCAATTTGGGTCTGTTTTCGtga
It encodes:
- the LOC142623353 gene encoding KIN14B-interacting protein At4g14310 — translated: MSASSARRLKDHGVRGGATKPAAKTLTPISSTKPKNPTLQKSASGKENPRPTAVTSRSQKPTLRPVPRVDKTVSMTHSNDAADTRVRWSTSSVPRGRSSSPSDPIRVFSDRRVSNPVGVSGTRQKMGSRDLSATRTRASRDCKESVELEKKSGLCEKLKMGGEESGKKLNGIKVLESCNGKLNLSSDLINFDEKVGLGVCVGVDKVFKSNEEVVKVGNGVDECLNDSKNEKGLVEDGVGGQVSNKYPSKLHEKLAFLEGKVKRIASDIKRTKEMLDMNNPDTSKVILSDIQSKISGIEKAMVIVGGDSDGKVGVLKGNGEREDGVVEKGKSVEGDSAKSSVKGLNCEELEARLFPHHKLLRNRTSLKVTSGGSQIHDPHVVGSHCESKVEGKLFSPIDENPIAVEFLASLNTEQAKVTTRDQQAGLEYCEVQEMDGAASTGAHDSSNIFNDKRDFELNLTTDERLDEFDDQENIENAIIGEEIEDTCIDQLNEIGCKTSTGGWFVSEGEAVLLTHIDGSCSFYDIANSEEKAEYKPPSGVSSGIWRDCWIIRAPGADGCSGRYVVAASAGNAMDSGFCSWDFYTKDVRAFQIEEGTISSRTVLGPLSNNVVHRRTSVHSILAPETRQWWYRPCGPLIISTASCQKGVRIFDIRDGEQIMKWDVQKPVLTMDYSSPVQWRNRGKVVVAEAETISVWDVNSLSPQVLVSVSLSGRKVSALHVNNTDAELGGGVRQRVSSAEAEGNDGVFCTLDSINILDFRHPSGVGLKIPKLGASVQSVFSRGDSIFLGCSSLRSVGGKQSSSQVQQYSLRKQRLHSTYDFPESNAHFHHKAITQVWGNSNLIMGACGLGLFVFDALRDDGLQSLTIDSGNTQKVIDTIGPNDLCSPSFDYLSSRALLISRDRPAVWRHLSEV